The following coding sequences lie in one Sorghum bicolor cultivar BTx623 chromosome 6, Sorghum_bicolor_NCBIv3, whole genome shotgun sequence genomic window:
- the LOC110436423 gene encoding uncharacterized protein LOC110436423, whose protein sequence is MVRLRRRLVRGGCGCGYGSGGWWVRVRVRQRQRGTGEMWTLYVHCKNGLPDEDYVMFKLEKPHIKLSTLTSLKDQLGYNARDFLYYKKRCGSDVASLQPLDFVRHAEIMLQDNESEKEIRLVLSKEQEIAQQVSITPLKRPRQQLGEDEHPFMDDPFDAYKDWRKKLQPEQSENLKDDTREQTVNTYKEFLRINGDIPEIMAFVEQRDTDAIIDEDDESNRSNATPPSNRPSHARKTRDEGNGHGSNERKKRGRGAVKGLTVGNKRVKERIHTLPIEFSESCGGPIGPNARAFVDEVVIFTRKWAPLIGVNSWKDIKEEVKLEIAEEILV, encoded by the exons ATggtgcggctgcggcggcggctggtgcGAGGCGGGTGCGGGTGCGGCTACGGCAGCGGCGGGTGGTGGGTGCGGGTGCGggtgcggcagcggcagcg TGGCACGGGTGAAATGTGGAccctttatgttcattgcaagaATGGACTTCCAGATGAGGATTATGTAatgttcaaattggaaaagccTCATATAAAATTGTCAACCTTGACATCTCTTAAAGACCAGCTTGGGTATAATGCCCGGGACTTCCTGTACTACAAGAAGCGTTGTGGAAGTGATGTTGCAAGTCTTCAGCCCCTCGATTTTGTCAGACATGCAGAAATTATGCTACAAGACAATGAGAGTGAGAAGGAAATTAGATTAGTACTCTCAAAGGAACAAGAGATAGCACAACAAGTCAGCATAACACCTCTCAAACGACCAAGGCAGCAGCTGGGAGAAGATGAGCATCCGTTTATGGATGATCCTTTTGATGCATACAAGGACTGGCGAAAGAAGCTACAACCGGAACAATCTGAAA ATTTGAAGGATGACACTAGGGAACAAACAGTCAACACGTATAAGGAATTTTTAAGGATAAACGGGGACATTCCAGAAATTA TGGCATTTGTTGAGCAACGTGACACTGATGCAATCATAGACGAAGATGACGAAAGCAACAGAAGCAACGCAACACCACCCTCAAATAGGCCAAGCCATGCAAGGAAGACAAGAGACGAGGGCAATG GACATGGCTCCAATGAACGCAAGAAAAGAGGTCGTGGCGCTGTTAAAGGATTAACAGTAGGAAACAAGAGAGTTAAGGAACGCATTCATACACTCCCAATCGAATTTTCAGAAAGCTGTGGAGGACCCATTGGACCAAATGCCCgtgcatttgtcgatgaggttgTTATATTTACAAGGAAATGGGCCCCACTAATCGGAGTAAATAGTTGGAAGGATATAAAGGAAGAAGTCAAACTAGAAATTGCAGAAGAGATACTGGTATGA